One window of the Pyrinomonadaceae bacterium genome contains the following:
- a CDS encoding glycosyltransferase family 4 protein → MKIVLLTLSGDAARAHETLKSRYPDATINSISREQLEKAGSALRIRVLRGMSPEIFAVATERLVWQRGQDQFLLLGALAGARRTIIFDAHSGWREESKSRAIASAPVRVTREAALSSAAMRRAAKELRALEAAVTRDKHREWAPAEPAINPQMIYLRASPGPGTQAGGAASHINGFVNAALQLGTNVSLISNDEIAGLDQTRVPTKIIWPEPIGSTRAAFDIYNNLHFTERAVLEIQNEPPDFIYQRYARFSWAGVAAALRTQRPLFLEYNGSEVWVGRHWDRVDKLDLLARYERLNLTAAARIFVVSEVERQNLLQAGIEPEKIIVNPNGVDADKFKPGIGGDEARRELGLTPDEIVVGFIGTFGPWHGVEVLAQAITNIPLDSPVRFLLIGSGALRARVEEILREAGAADRVLMPGAVAHDRVPSLLDACDVLVSPHVPLDAGAEFFGSPTKLFEYMAMGKGIVASRLGQIGEVLQHEETALLVEPGNVEELTGAILRLTTSPELRESLGAAARRTAVERHTWKHNAQRVIDAYRELSK, encoded by the coding sequence ATGAAGATAGTCCTCCTAACGCTGAGCGGTGACGCGGCCCGCGCGCATGAAACTTTGAAAAGCCGCTATCCGGACGCGACCATCAACTCAATTTCCAGAGAGCAGTTGGAAAAAGCCGGCTCGGCGCTGCGCATTCGCGTGTTGCGCGGAATGAGTCCGGAAATTTTTGCCGTGGCGACGGAACGTTTGGTTTGGCAGCGCGGACAGGATCAGTTTCTCCTGCTGGGCGCGCTGGCCGGCGCGCGTCGCACGATAATCTTCGACGCGCATTCTGGTTGGCGCGAGGAGTCAAAAAGCCGGGCCATCGCCTCCGCGCCCGTGCGCGTGACGCGCGAAGCAGCATTGAGTAGTGCGGCCATGCGGCGTGCGGCAAAGGAGCTGCGCGCGCTCGAAGCTGCGGTCACGCGCGATAAGCATCGGGAATGGGCGCCCGCTGAGCCCGCGATTAATCCGCAAATGATTTACCTGCGCGCTTCGCCCGGCCCGGGGACGCAAGCGGGGGGCGCCGCCAGTCACATCAATGGATTCGTGAACGCAGCGTTGCAACTCGGGACAAACGTTTCGTTGATCAGCAACGACGAGATAGCCGGGCTCGATCAAACGAGGGTTCCGACGAAAATTATTTGGCCCGAACCGATTGGCTCAACGCGCGCGGCCTTCGACATCTACAACAACCTGCATTTCACCGAGCGCGCCGTCTTGGAGATTCAAAACGAACCACCCGACTTTATCTATCAGCGCTACGCGCGATTCAGTTGGGCCGGCGTCGCGGCCGCTCTGCGCACGCAACGGCCGTTGTTTCTTGAATACAACGGATCCGAGGTTTGGGTCGGACGGCACTGGGATCGCGTGGACAAGCTGGATCTGCTGGCGCGATATGAACGTCTGAACTTAACCGCCGCCGCTCGAATCTTCGTCGTTTCAGAAGTAGAGCGACAAAATCTTTTGCAAGCAGGCATCGAGCCGGAAAAGATCATCGTCAATCCGAACGGTGTTGACGCCGATAAATTCAAACCCGGCATCGGCGGCGACGAAGCCCGGCGCGAATTAGGTCTGACGCCCGATGAAATCGTAGTCGGCTTTATCGGCACATTCGGACCGTGGCACGGCGTTGAAGTTCTCGCCCAAGCGATTACGAACATTCCATTAGATTCGCCGGTGCGGTTTCTTTTAATCGGCAGCGGCGCCTTGCGCGCGCGCGTCGAAGAGATTCTGCGCGAAGCTGGAGCTGCCGATCGTGTCTTGATGCCCGGCGCTGTGGCGCACGATCGCGTGCCGTCGCTGCTTGACGCATGCGATGTCCTGGTGTCGCCCCATGTGCCGCTCGACGCGGGCGCGGAATTCTTTGGCTCGCCGACAAAGCTGTTCGAATACATGGCGATGGGCAAGGGAATTGTCGCCAGCCGCCTGGGACAAATCGGCGAGGTGCTGCAACACGAAGAGACCGCGCTGCTGGTTGAGCCGGGCAATGTAGAGGAACTAACCGGCGCGATCCTGCGGCTGACGACGTCCCCGGAATTGCGTGAAAGTTTGGGCGCGGCGGCGCGTCGCACAGCCGTCGAGCGCCACACCTGGAAGCACAACGCGCAAAGGGTGATAGACGCATACCGCGAGCTTTCAAAGTAA
- a CDS encoding oligosaccharide flippase family protein — translation MPIPTETAATVPLDETPVISSFVSGVVLTFGTRLLMMVGVFGSGVVAARWLGDEGFGTYAVLSVMVALAVQIGSAGLPSANTFFLARDRTTLGPIFANALVFALVVGSIIAVGVLGLNWVKPSVFGKVSAQLVAVAAVSIPFQLLILLGLNILLAIDRIRQLNLFDALLPAWVFANAVVVLIILRERLFTLVSANTGAAIVLGLLLALYIGREVSKGKARVDVQLLNAMIRYGVKFYISIMAGAIIFRADVLIVNRFRGAAEAGVYAVASQFSFLLLMLPGVIATLLFPRVAASQDERGEFAVQVTRHTTLVMLLMCLAAAAFSFVLPLIYGPRFSDATIQLLILLPGIFFVGLESVLVQHFTGTGLPAIIPVFWIVTLAFNIGLNLLMVPAFGARGAAVTSTLSYALIFFLVAIYFSMKTGRGPVETFVLRTHELRKQWHRLQSVIKRNEITD, via the coding sequence ATGCCTATCCCAACCGAAACCGCCGCCACCGTTCCACTGGACGAGACGCCGGTCATCAGCAGCTTTGTCTCGGGAGTCGTGCTGACGTTCGGCACTCGCCTCCTGATGATGGTCGGGGTGTTCGGCTCGGGCGTTGTTGCGGCGCGCTGGCTCGGTGATGAGGGTTTCGGGACGTACGCGGTGTTGAGCGTGATGGTCGCACTGGCTGTACAAATCGGCAGCGCCGGTCTGCCATCCGCGAACACGTTCTTTCTCGCGCGCGACCGAACCACGCTCGGTCCGATCTTCGCGAATGCGCTCGTTTTCGCGCTCGTGGTTGGAAGCATCATCGCGGTGGGGGTGCTGGGACTTAATTGGGTCAAACCGTCAGTCTTCGGCAAGGTTTCCGCGCAACTGGTTGCCGTCGCAGCAGTCTCAATACCTTTTCAACTGCTGATCCTTCTCGGCTTAAACATATTGCTCGCCATCGATCGCATCCGTCAGTTGAATTTGTTCGACGCGCTGTTGCCGGCCTGGGTGTTCGCGAACGCCGTCGTCGTACTAATCATCCTGCGCGAACGGCTTTTTACTCTCGTCTCTGCGAATACCGGCGCCGCGATTGTCCTGGGCCTGCTGCTGGCTCTGTACATTGGCCGCGAAGTTTCGAAGGGGAAAGCGCGGGTTGACGTTCAACTGCTTAATGCGATGATTCGTTACGGCGTGAAGTTCTACATTTCGATCATGGCCGGCGCAATCATCTTTCGCGCGGACGTGTTAATTGTGAATCGCTTTCGTGGCGCTGCGGAAGCCGGCGTGTATGCCGTCGCTTCGCAATTTTCCTTTTTGTTGCTGATGTTGCCGGGCGTGATCGCGACGCTTTTGTTTCCGCGAGTGGCCGCATCACAGGACGAGCGTGGCGAGTTCGCCGTGCAAGTGACGAGACACACGACTCTCGTGATGCTCTTGATGTGTCTGGCCGCGGCGGCGTTCTCGTTTGTGCTCCCGTTGATCTACGGGCCGCGATTTAGCGATGCGACCATCCAGTTGCTGATCCTTTTGCCCGGAATTTTCTTCGTCGGCCTGGAATCAGTGCTCGTACAACACTTCACCGGCACCGGCTTGCCCGCGATCATTCCGGTGTTCTGGATTGTCACGCTGGCGTTCAATATAGGATTGAATCTCCTGATGGTGCCCGCGTTTGGCGCGCGTGGGGCAGCGGTAACTTCGACTCTGAGCTATGCGCTAATCTTCTTTCTCGTTGCTATCTATTTCAGCATGAAGACCGGTCGCGGGCCGGTGGAGACGTTTGTGCTGCGGACACATGAATTGCGCAAGCAGTGGCACAGACTTCAGTCTGTGATCAAGCGCAATGAAATCACAGACTGA